In Sphaeramia orbicularis chromosome 14, fSphaOr1.1, whole genome shotgun sequence, the following are encoded in one genomic region:
- the camlg gene encoding guided entry of tail-anchored proteins factor CAMLG isoform X1, with amino-acid sequence MESGDVAEEKVGSLSAAQRRAEIRRRKLLLNSEDRMNRIVGFTKNESENNDVFTGASRRPTEPRFHLDLDRSDTWSSSSASPRPSPFLPEASGLGSHSHNATPERRGSPLPDSGGPLGGLEDDIGGNRQRPRGERVSDDLSGSPRRGLQKYLSRFDDAMKLRGQLANEKPAQDAGSDTEEFDPFRIFRLIGSVLLAVFVRVFVCKYLSIFAPFLTLELAYMGLSKYFPKVEKKTKTTVLTAALLLSGIPAEVINRSMDTYRRMGDVFADLCVYFFTFILSHEILLIFGSETP; translated from the exons ATGGAGTCTGGAGATGTCGCGGAGGAGAAGGTTGGTTCCCTGTCCGCGGCTCAGCGGAGAGCCGAGATACGAAGAAGAAAACTGCTACTAAATTCAGAAGACAGGATGAACCGGATCGTCGGCTTCACCAAAAACGAGTCAGAAAACAACG ATGTCTTTACAGGAGCGTCCCGACGACCCACAGAGCCTCGCTTTCATCTCGATCTTGACCGGTCGGACACATGGTCATCATCTTCAGCATCTCCGAGACCATCTCCATTCTTGCCGGAGGCTTCAGGCCTCGGCAGCCACTCCCATAATGCCACCCCTGAGAGGAGAGGCTCGCCTTTACCAGACAGCGGCGGTCCATTGGGAGGTTTGGAGGATGATATTGGAGGCAACAGGCAGAGACCCAGGGGGGAGCGAGTGTCAGATGACCTCAGTGGGTCCCCTCGCAGAGGTCTCCAGAAGTACCTTTCTCGCTTTGATGATGCCATGAAGCTGCGTGGACAGCTGGCCAATGAGAAGCCAGCTCAAGACGCAGGGTCGGACACTGAGGAGTTTGACCCGTTCAGGATCTTCAGGCTCATTGGCAGCGTCCTCCTCGCTGTTTTTGTTAGAGTTTTTGTCTGCAAATATCTG tcAATATTTGCTCCATTTCTGACCCTTGAACTGGCCTACATGGGGTTGTCCAAATACTTTCCAAAG GTAGAGAAGAAGACCAAGACCACTGTGCTGACCGCTGCCCTTTTACTGTCCGGCATCCCCGCTGAGGTCATCAACCGCTCCATGGACACCTACAGGAGGATGGGCGATGTCTTTGCTGACCTTTGCGTCTACTTCTTCACCTTCATCCTGTCACATGAGATCCTGCTAATCTTTGGCTCAGAGACTCCCTGA
- the camlg gene encoding guided entry of tail-anchored proteins factor CAMLG isoform X2 — translation MESGDVAEEKVGSLSAAQRRAEIRRRKLLLNSEDRMNRIVGFTKNESENNGASRRPTEPRFHLDLDRSDTWSSSSASPRPSPFLPEASGLGSHSHNATPERRGSPLPDSGGPLGGLEDDIGGNRQRPRGERVSDDLSGSPRRGLQKYLSRFDDAMKLRGQLANEKPAQDAGSDTEEFDPFRIFRLIGSVLLAVFVRVFVCKYLSIFAPFLTLELAYMGLSKYFPKVEKKTKTTVLTAALLLSGIPAEVINRSMDTYRRMGDVFADLCVYFFTFILSHEILLIFGSETP, via the exons ATGGAGTCTGGAGATGTCGCGGAGGAGAAGGTTGGTTCCCTGTCCGCGGCTCAGCGGAGAGCCGAGATACGAAGAAGAAAACTGCTACTAAATTCAGAAGACAGGATGAACCGGATCGTCGGCTTCACCAAAAACGAGTCAGAAAACAACG GAGCGTCCCGACGACCCACAGAGCCTCGCTTTCATCTCGATCTTGACCGGTCGGACACATGGTCATCATCTTCAGCATCTCCGAGACCATCTCCATTCTTGCCGGAGGCTTCAGGCCTCGGCAGCCACTCCCATAATGCCACCCCTGAGAGGAGAGGCTCGCCTTTACCAGACAGCGGCGGTCCATTGGGAGGTTTGGAGGATGATATTGGAGGCAACAGGCAGAGACCCAGGGGGGAGCGAGTGTCAGATGACCTCAGTGGGTCCCCTCGCAGAGGTCTCCAGAAGTACCTTTCTCGCTTTGATGATGCCATGAAGCTGCGTGGACAGCTGGCCAATGAGAAGCCAGCTCAAGACGCAGGGTCGGACACTGAGGAGTTTGACCCGTTCAGGATCTTCAGGCTCATTGGCAGCGTCCTCCTCGCTGTTTTTGTTAGAGTTTTTGTCTGCAAATATCTG tcAATATTTGCTCCATTTCTGACCCTTGAACTGGCCTACATGGGGTTGTCCAAATACTTTCCAAAG GTAGAGAAGAAGACCAAGACCACTGTGCTGACCGCTGCCCTTTTACTGTCCGGCATCCCCGCTGAGGTCATCAACCGCTCCATGGACACCTACAGGAGGATGGGCGATGTCTTTGCTGACCTTTGCGTCTACTTCTTCACCTTCATCCTGTCACATGAGATCCTGCTAATCTTTGGCTCAGAGACTCCCTGA